One stretch of Lemur catta isolate mLemCat1 chromosome 2, mLemCat1.pri, whole genome shotgun sequence DNA includes these proteins:
- the C2H16orf72 gene encoding UPF0472 protein C16orf72 homolog, whose translation MEALGAGAPQPGRGAGAEWAALPRSACGRGRAGTSSRRGVDGCGGDDVAQSSGWARRRGPGCAQGSAVSGGCPREAAAPWGGVRRAPAGEARGGGGHLARGDLRRGPGVGRPGAGVVPGCAEPRGGARRPSGYRRPGPLRGGAAGRRAPPLGLLTTTLPRGPRLRRTRRRRRRGRGRPRRMEERKEEGEAEIQEHGPEHWFSKWERQCLAEAEQDEQLSPELQEEAAAAAQPEHKQQKLWHLFQNSATAVAQLYKDRVCQQPGLSLWVPFQNAATAVTNLYKESVDTHQRSFDIGIQIGYQRRNKDVLAWVKKRRRTIRREDLISFLCGKVPPPRNSRAPPRLTVVSPNRATSTETSSSVETDLQPFREAIALHGLSGAMASISVRSSTPGSPTHVSSGSNASRRRNGLHDVDLNTFISEEMALHLDNGGTRKRTSAQCGDVITDSPTHKRNRMI comes from the exons ATGGAGGCCCTCGGAGCGGGCGCGCCCCAACCAGGCAGGGGAGCCGGGGCGGAGTGGGCGGCGCTTCCCCGGTCAGCATGTGGGCGGGGGAGGGCGGGGACCAGCAGCCGCAGAGGCGTCGACGGCTGCGGCGGCGACGACGTTGCTCAGTCTTCTGGGTGGGCTCGGCGGCGCGGGCCGGGCTGCGCGCAGGGCTCGGCTGTCAGCGGCGGCTGCCCCAGGGAGGCCGCGGCGCCATGGGGGGGCGTTAGAAGGGCTCCGGCGGGCGAGGCGAGGGGCGGCGGCGGTCATCTGGCCCGCGGCGACCTTCGGCGAGGcccgggggtggggaggcccgGGGCGGGGGTCGTCCCGGGCTGCGCGGAGCCGCGGGGCGGGGCTCGCCGGCCGTCGGGGTACAGGAGGCCTGGGCCGCTGCGAGGAGGCGCCGCTGGCCGCCGGGCCCCGCCGCTGGGCCTCTTGACGACGACGCTCCCGCGTGGGCCCCGCCTGAGGAggacgcggcggcggcggcggcgaggccGCGGGAGGCCGCGGAGGATGGAGGAGCGGAAGGAGGAGGGCGAGGCTGAGATCCAGGAGCACGGGCCCGAGCACTGGTTCTCCAAGTGGGAGCGGCAGTGTCTGGCCGAGGCCGAGCAGGACGAGCAGCTGTCCCCCGAGTTGCaggaggaggcggcggccgcCGCGCAGCCCGAACACAAGCAGCAGAAGCTGTGGCACCTCTTCCAGAACTCGGCCACCGCCGTGGCCCAGCTCTACAAAG acCGAGTGTGTCAGCAGCCCGGACTTTCTCTCTGGGTCCCCTTCCAAAATGCAGCCACCGCCGTCACCAACCTCTACAAAG AAAGCGTGGATACACATCAGCGAAGTTTTGATATTGGAATTCAGATTGGCTATCAGCGACGCAATAAGGATGTGTTGGCTTGGGTTAAAAAACGCAGAAGAACTATTCGTAGAGAAGATTTGATCAGCTTCCTGTGTGGAAAAGTTCCTCCACCACGAAACTCTAGAGCTCCCCCAAGATTGACTGTAGTGTCCCCTAACCGAGCTACTTCAACGGAAACTAGCTCATCTGTAGAGACTGATTTGCAACCCTTCCGGGAAGCCATAGCTCTGCATG gtCTTAGTGGTGCAATGGCTAGTATAAGCGTGCGTTCGAGTACCCCAGGCTCTCCTACACATGTAAGCAGTGGATCGAATGCTAGTCGAAGGAGAAATGGACTCCATGATGTCGATTTGAACACTTTCATATCAGAAGAAATGGCACTCCACTTGGACAATGGTGGAACTAGAAAGCGTACCTCAGCCCAGTGTGGCGATGTCATTACAGACTCACCAACCCATAAACGCAACAGAATGATCTAA